In bacterium, the genomic window CACGGCAGTCTGCATATAGAAAGTCAGCCGGGAATGGGAACGAAAATTACTGTGCACTTACCCGGAAATGGAGGTCCGTTATCTCCCGCAAAGACATCATCCTGATTGTAGAAGACGATCGCGCCTTGCGCGAAGAGTTGAGCGAAACGTTCGACATCGAGGGCTATACCGTATGGGTTGCGCCGGACTGTGCGACCGCTCGCAGCAAGCTTGCGCAAAATCATCCGGACGCGATATTGCTCGACCTGCAATTGCCGGACGGCGATGGCATGGAGATGCTGCCGTGGATATTGCAGGAGCATCCGGGGATACCGGTGGTCATCGGCACGTCGCACGCGACGTATGAAAAAGCGGTAAAGGCGATAAGACTGGGCGCTTATGACTTCATCGAGAAGACAGGCGACCGTGAACAGTTGACTACTCCGATCCGCAATGCGGTTGAAAAGCGCAGACTCGAGCGGGTGCAAGCCGCCCTTCGGCGCGAACTGCGCGGCGACGTGTATCTTGTTGCGGAGAGCAAGGCAATGCGCGATCTGCTGACTCAGATTGACAAAGTTGCGCCTACTGACGAGAAGATTCTGTTAATGGGAGAGAGCGGCACCGGCAAGGGGATAATCGCGGATTACATTCAGTCGCAAAGCAAACGTGCGGGCGCACCGTACATCAAGTTGAATTGCGCGGGAATTCCGCCGACGCTGATAGAAAGTGAGCTGTTCGGCTACGAACAGGGCGCGCATGCGACTGCTTTTCAGCGCAAGGACGGGCTCTTTCACGCCGCAGACGGCGGAACTCTGCTGCTGGACGAAATTGGAGATATGTCGTTAGGGACGCAGAGCAACTTGCTGCAGGTATTGCAGGAGGGAACAGTTCGGAGACTGGGCCAGAATACAGCTGCAAAAGTTGATGTGCGGGTACTTGCGGCGACCAACCAGAATCTAAGTATGATGGTCAAGGAAAAGCAGTTCCGCGCGGACCTGCTGGAGCGGCTCCAAGTCTTCGCCTTTACTATCCCTCCGCTGCGCGAGCGTCCCGAAGACCTGTTGCACATACTGGAGCT contains:
- a CDS encoding sigma-54 dependent transcriptional regulator, translating into MREELSETFDIEGYTVWVAPDCATARSKLAQNHPDAILLDLQLPDGDGMEMLPWILQEHPGIPVVIGTSHATYEKAVKAIRLGAYDFIEKTGDREQLTTPIRNAVEKRRLERVQAALRRELRGDVYLVAESKAMRDLLTQIDKVAPTDEKILLMGESGTGKGIIADYIQSQSKRAGAPYIKLNCAGIPPTLIESELFGYEQGAHATAFQRKDGLFHAADGGTLLLDEIGDMSLGTQSNLLQVLQEGTVRRLGQNTAAKVDVRVLAATNQNLSMMVKEKQFRADLLERLQVFAFTIPPLRERPEDLLHILELELQSAAKLFGKQPLKLAPDAKALLLTLEWRGNARSVQSFAKRLTAYADGQTIAASDIKRFLEQPEAEPVTYKLAKGAWEREWLIRLLLATGGNRSKAAQVADIDPKTLYTKLRDHGLEEFSPD